CACAGTGCTTCCAAGCTACAGTGCCAGTTGAAAGATGATAAGGAGCAGGAAATGAACCATTTTTAATCCATCGATAGATGGTAGATCTGCTGACTCCAATTGTTTCTTTTAGTTCGTCCAGGTGGATTAATC
Above is a window of Endozoicomonas montiporae CL-33 DNA encoding:
- a CDS encoding AlpA family phage regulatory protein, with the translated sequence MHLDELKETIGVSRSTIYRWIKNGSFPAPYHLSTGTVAWKHCEIIDWQNDLKKN